From a single Gimesia fumaroli genomic region:
- a CDS encoding NUDIX hydrolase: MIYRNRVFTYITNGGHLLVFDHVDFPNAGTQIPGGTIEPGETPEAAALREAREETGLGSLSIRSFIANETVDLTPFGKLETINGWFYHLEYDGERQDRWRYAEQTPGDGSLEPILFELYWISLQEMITLNAVDNRYLDQIREILKSGVR; encoded by the coding sequence ATGATTTACCGCAACCGCGTCTTTACATATATTACAAACGGGGGGCATCTGCTGGTATTTGACCATGTGGATTTTCCGAACGCGGGCACACAAATTCCGGGAGGCACGATCGAGCCGGGCGAGACTCCGGAAGCGGCAGCATTGCGAGAAGCCCGCGAAGAGACCGGACTGGGATCACTTTCGATTCGATCCTTTATCGCAAATGAAACAGTGGACCTGACGCCGTTTGGGAAACTGGAAACGATCAACGGCTGGTTTTATCATCTGGAATATGATGGGGAGCGTCAGGACCGCTGGCGGTATGCAGAGCAGACACCCGGTGATGGCAGTTTGGAGCCGATTTTGTTTGAATTGTATTGGATCTCACTTCAGGAAATGATTACGCTGAATGCCGTTGATAATCGGTATCTGGACCAGATTCGTGAAATCTTAAAAAGTGGTGTAAGATGA
- a CDS encoding phytanoyl-CoA dioxygenase family protein, which translates to MASSSQSVTNDRLTSEEFAKFEQDGYLILRNLCPESLRQEMLATTKDGLSRVVEPVEYEADVEYPGSPPSRNVMGGETVRRLKQAHSRGMCFTDLINHPALVGRLAQLLGPDYVMPLAHHNCVMTKQPEFSSDTLWHQDIRFWSFERKELISVWVALGEENLDNGCLKVIPGTHRMEFKPDQLDERIFLRPDVPENQELIDTSVAAELHPGDVLFFHCRTFHAATRNYTNQPKFSAVFTFRPADNPPVRDSRSAALPELIVHTRQ; encoded by the coding sequence ATGGCTTCTTCATCACAGTCTGTTACGAATGACCGGTTGACGTCGGAGGAATTTGCGAAATTCGAGCAAGACGGCTATCTGATTCTGCGGAATCTTTGCCCTGAGTCGCTCAGGCAGGAGATGCTGGCGACGACGAAAGACGGGTTGTCGCGGGTCGTGGAGCCGGTGGAGTATGAAGCCGATGTGGAATACCCGGGTTCGCCCCCTTCACGAAATGTGATGGGGGGGGAAACGGTGCGGCGGCTCAAGCAGGCGCACAGTCGCGGGATGTGCTTTACCGACCTGATCAATCATCCGGCGCTGGTGGGACGACTGGCTCAGTTGCTGGGACCCGATTATGTGATGCCGCTGGCGCATCATAATTGTGTAATGACCAAGCAGCCTGAGTTCAGCAGCGATACATTGTGGCATCAGGATATCCGGTTCTGGTCGTTTGAACGCAAAGAGCTAATCAGTGTCTGGGTGGCGCTGGGTGAGGAAAATCTGGATAACGGCTGTTTGAAAGTGATCCCCGGAACGCATCGGATGGAATTCAAGCCCGATCAACTGGACGAGCGGATTTTTCTACGGCCCGATGTGCCTGAGAATCAGGAGTTGATTGATACGAGTGTCGCTGCAGAATTGCATCCGGGCGATGTGTTATTTTTTCACTGCCGAACGTTTCATGCAGCGACCCGGAATTATACGAACCAGCCGAAGTTCTCGGCGGTGTTTACGTTTCGGCCTGCCGATAATCCGCCGGTGCGTGATTCCCGTTCCGCGGCGCTGCCGGAATTGATTGTTCATACGAGGCAGTAG
- a CDS encoding MMPL family transporter translates to MFRVLGNTVVRYWQIFLVCWVLALIGISYAAPEWSSVVQNGEFAFLPGDSPSLQGEKLFKRAFPDDLLASSIVIVVRREHGDQGLMPKDLKFIEEKLKPKLEEIAHPEEYQDKTQSDQKEGQATKEETSDQKQNPSNISRIRTYTDKTIGDLLQSEDNKASLVIVELSTEFLDQSNGKTVESIENLIQHDDEFKKSIEPGLDIALSGIATVGRDMIRAANQSAEATELWTVLLVILLLIIIYRAPILALIPLFTVFVSVKIALSVLAILGDWGIVGLFSGIEVYVTVILYGAGVDYCLFLIARHREELDKECTFKEAISNSIATVGSALAASAGTTMCGIGMMVFAEFGKFQQAGVAMALSLSFVLLASLTLSPALLCLAGRLAYWPQTFSERVAISAGWLTPSSVMARLMQRNWTGSIWDSVSLALLKSPGKIWLSTFLVLFPFALISLACYGNLSYGLLSELPSEDPSVIGTKAVQGHYPAGATGPLTLLFKNPQINFSDAEGRAAIEGLTDDLLKQKDELGIADIRNMTKPFGIGAADEMEKAKDLRGLAKIRAISRIKLIKNYYVSSEPDDEENQNHVTRMDLILEKDPFSHDSMKQLERVKKAVKKSLPPELQDNSELFYIGATASISDLKNVTDQDQARIDILVLGSVFIILVILLRRPAISAYLIVSVFFSYLVTLGITFAVFWALDPHNFTGLDWKVPMFLFTILIAVGEDYNIYLITRIDEEQKTKGPVDGVISALKNTGGIISSCGIIMAGTFSSLMAGTLVGMQQLGFALAFGVLLDTFIIRPIIVPAYLIMLYRGYFGSWGKYLGAAQFLETKPKPELDSPHVK, encoded by the coding sequence ATGTTTCGAGTCCTAGGCAACACTGTAGTCCGCTATTGGCAAATCTTTCTGGTATGCTGGGTTCTGGCATTAATTGGAATTTCCTATGCCGCGCCCGAGTGGTCTTCTGTAGTACAAAATGGTGAATTCGCGTTTCTGCCGGGCGACTCCCCCAGTTTACAGGGTGAAAAACTCTTCAAACGCGCCTTCCCCGACGACCTGCTCGCCAGCAGCATTGTGATCGTCGTCCGCCGTGAACATGGCGACCAGGGGTTAATGCCCAAAGATCTCAAATTCATTGAGGAAAAACTCAAACCAAAACTCGAAGAGATTGCCCATCCGGAGGAGTATCAGGACAAAACGCAGTCGGATCAGAAAGAAGGCCAGGCAACAAAAGAAGAGACGTCTGACCAAAAGCAGAATCCCTCCAACATCTCGCGCATCCGCACTTATACCGATAAAACCATCGGCGATCTGCTGCAGAGTGAAGATAACAAAGCCTCTCTGGTGATTGTCGAACTCTCGACAGAATTTCTCGATCAAAGTAACGGCAAGACAGTCGAAAGTATCGAGAACCTCATCCAGCATGACGATGAGTTCAAAAAGTCGATTGAACCCGGCCTGGATATCGCACTTAGCGGCATCGCCACCGTTGGCCGCGATATGATTCGGGCTGCCAATCAGAGCGCGGAAGCAACTGAACTCTGGACCGTACTCCTGGTCATTCTCCTTCTGATCATTATTTACCGTGCCCCGATTCTTGCTTTGATCCCGTTATTTACGGTCTTCGTTTCCGTCAAAATTGCACTCTCCGTTCTTGCGATCCTGGGAGACTGGGGCATCGTCGGGCTCTTCTCAGGCATCGAGGTCTATGTCACCGTCATTCTCTATGGTGCCGGCGTCGACTATTGTCTGTTTCTGATTGCCCGCCATCGGGAAGAACTTGATAAAGAATGCACATTCAAGGAAGCCATTTCCAACTCCATCGCCACCGTCGGTTCTGCTCTGGCCGCCAGTGCCGGCACTACAATGTGCGGCATCGGCATGATGGTTTTTGCTGAGTTCGGCAAATTCCAACAGGCGGGCGTCGCTATGGCTCTCAGTCTGTCGTTTGTGTTGCTTGCCTCACTCACACTTTCCCCGGCCCTGCTCTGTCTCGCCGGACGATTGGCCTATTGGCCCCAAACGTTCTCGGAACGCGTGGCAATTTCTGCTGGCTGGTTGACGCCGTCCAGCGTCATGGCTCGACTCATGCAACGAAACTGGACCGGCTCCATCTGGGATTCTGTCTCACTGGCGCTACTCAAAAGCCCTGGTAAAATCTGGCTCTCGACATTCCTGGTTCTGTTTCCCTTCGCTCTGATCAGCCTCGCCTGTTATGGAAATTTGAGTTATGGCCTGCTCTCAGAACTCCCCAGCGAAGACCCCAGTGTCATAGGCACCAAAGCCGTTCAGGGACACTACCCGGCGGGCGCTACAGGTCCATTGACCCTGTTGTTCAAAAATCCGCAGATCAACTTCTCGGATGCGGAAGGCCGCGCCGCCATTGAAGGTCTCACGGACGATTTACTGAAACAGAAAGACGAACTCGGCATTGCCGATATCCGCAATATGACCAAACCCTTCGGCATTGGCGCAGCCGATGAGATGGAAAAAGCCAAAGATCTGCGCGGGCTGGCAAAGATCAGAGCCATCAGCCGGATCAAACTCATCAAAAACTACTATGTCAGTTCAGAACCTGATGACGAAGAAAATCAAAACCATGTGACGCGCATGGATCTCATCCTTGAAAAAGATCCCTTCTCGCATGACAGTATGAAACAGCTGGAACGCGTCAAGAAAGCCGTCAAAAAATCACTCCCCCCGGAATTGCAGGATAACAGCGAACTCTTTTATATTGGTGCCACTGCCAGCATCAGTGACCTGAAAAACGTCACCGATCAGGACCAGGCACGTATCGATATTCTCGTCCTGGGTAGCGTCTTCATCATTCTGGTGATCCTGCTCAGACGACCTGCGATTTCCGCGTATCTGATCGTCAGTGTCTTTTTCAGCTACCTGGTCACGCTAGGCATTACCTTCGCCGTCTTCTGGGCACTCGACCCACATAACTTTACCGGCCTCGACTGGAAAGTCCCCATGTTTCTCTTCACAATTCTGATTGCCGTCGGCGAAGATTATAACATCTATCTGATTACCCGTATCGACGAAGAACAGAAAACCAAAGGTCCCGTGGATGGCGTGATCTCTGCATTAAAAAATACCGGCGGCATCATTTCCAGCTGTGGTATCATCATGGCCGGTACGTTTTCTTCGCTGATGGCAGGCACCCTGGTCGGCATGCAGCAGCTCGGCTTTGCCCTCGCCTTCGGCGTTCTGCTCGATACCTTCATCATCCGCCCGATCATCGTACCCGCCTATCTCATCATGCTCTATCGCGGCTACTTCGGCTCCTGGGGCAAATATCTCGGGGCCGCCCAGTTCCTCGAAACCAAACCCAAGCCCGAACTCGACTCACCCCACGTTAAATAG
- a CDS encoding C45 family autoproteolytic acyltransferase/hydolase — translation MLRSQRHFSGLSILILLVVVCLSPVTASAQTIARCGEGWLEKIDGYFVLHLKGTHYEMGYQQGVLLKEHVRKNMYNLLNEKGETTLVDLGLVKLKPRQAIETVIQIQKPYTPQKYVDEMRGLADGAEIAYEDVRATNFIPEMFHCSGFSIANSATKNGTLYHGRVLDYACDWGLQDHAVLVVAEPKGGIPFVNVSYAGFIGSVTGMNMESVSIGEMGGRGLGHWSGVPMAFLVREVLETSKNLDEAIAVFRDNYRTCEYYYVIADGKTNRSVGMATSWEKMELIQPGESHPLLPNPVKDAALLSAGDRYKELSKRVKDGYGSFTAESAIELMSRPVAMKSNLHNVLFEPKSTKLWVANASTDGEPAANQKYFSFQLSELLKRKPDAKAPVYPMPVAQAVSQKSE, via the coding sequence ATGCTTCGTAGTCAGCGCCATTTTTCAGGATTGTCTATATTAATCCTTTTGGTTGTGGTTTGCCTGTCGCCGGTGACGGCTTCCGCGCAAACGATTGCACGTTGTGGTGAGGGCTGGCTGGAGAAAATTGACGGATATTTCGTACTGCACCTCAAAGGGACCCATTATGAAATGGGCTATCAGCAGGGCGTTCTGTTAAAGGAACATGTGCGGAAGAACATGTATAATCTGTTGAACGAGAAGGGGGAGACCACACTGGTTGATCTGGGGCTGGTGAAATTGAAACCGCGCCAGGCAATTGAGACGGTGATTCAAATTCAAAAGCCTTACACGCCTCAAAAGTATGTCGATGAAATGCGGGGTCTGGCTGACGGGGCCGAGATTGCCTATGAAGATGTACGGGCAACCAATTTTATTCCGGAGATGTTTCACTGCAGCGGATTTTCGATTGCGAATTCCGCGACGAAGAATGGGACACTGTATCACGGTCGCGTGTTAGATTACGCGTGTGACTGGGGTTTACAGGATCATGCCGTGCTGGTCGTGGCGGAGCCCAAGGGAGGCATTCCTTTTGTGAATGTTTCTTATGCCGGTTTCATCGGATCGGTGACCGGTATGAATATGGAATCCGTTTCGATTGGCGAAATGGGGGGCCGCGGACTGGGGCACTGGTCTGGAGTGCCGATGGCATTTCTCGTACGAGAAGTGCTGGAGACGTCCAAGAATCTTGATGAAGCAATTGCCGTCTTTCGCGATAACTATCGGACGTGTGAATATTATTACGTGATTGCCGACGGTAAAACGAATCGGTCGGTTGGTATGGCGACGAGCTGGGAAAAAATGGAACTGATTCAGCCCGGCGAATCGCATCCACTGCTTCCCAATCCGGTGAAGGACGCGGCTCTGTTATCAGCCGGCGATCGTTATAAGGAACTTTCGAAACGCGTAAAGGATGGTTACGGTTCCTTTACGGCGGAGTCGGCAATTGAATTGATGAGCCGTCCGGTGGCGATGAAATCGAATCTGCATAACGTATTGTTCGAGCCCAAATCGACCAAGCTTTGGGTAGCGAATGCCAGCACAGACGGGGAGCCGGCTGCGAATCAGAAGTATTTCAGTTTTCAATTGTCTGAATTGCTGAAACGAAAGCCGGATGCCAAGGCCCCTGTTTATCCAATGCCCGTTGCTCAGGCGGTTTCACAGAAATCAGAATAG
- a CDS encoding NAD(P)H-hydrate dehydratase, with translation MNIQRISDLPALPQRPDNSHKGTFGKVLVIAGSSGMSGAACLAGIGALRSGAGLVFLAIPETIQSIVSTVNPCYLTIPLTLNQNSQLTAESETQLINQIPGFNAIAIGPGCGQQEWFRKLTFKLFEEVQQTLIVDADALNALASSDKRLPNAAGPRILTPHPGEFSRLINKPISEIEQNREALATTFAKEHGVTLVLKGAHTVITDGTRLAINPTGNSGMATGGSGDVLTGIMTALVGQGMDTFEAAQLAAYVHGLAGDLAAQEVSEIAMIASDLPEFLPEAWLQLFEE, from the coding sequence ATGAATATTCAACGAATTTCTGACCTGCCAGCACTGCCGCAACGTCCTGATAATTCGCACAAGGGAACGTTCGGAAAAGTTCTGGTCATCGCCGGAAGTTCGGGAATGAGTGGCGCCGCCTGCCTCGCGGGAATCGGCGCCCTGCGCAGCGGTGCAGGACTCGTCTTTCTCGCGATTCCAGAAACGATTCAATCCATCGTGTCCACAGTCAATCCCTGCTATCTGACGATCCCGCTCACCCTGAATCAGAATTCCCAACTCACAGCCGAATCTGAAACGCAGCTCATCAACCAGATTCCCGGCTTCAATGCCATCGCTATCGGCCCCGGTTGCGGACAACAGGAATGGTTCCGGAAATTAACTTTCAAATTATTTGAAGAAGTCCAGCAAACTTTAATCGTCGACGCCGATGCCCTGAATGCACTTGCCAGTTCAGATAAACGGCTCCCCAACGCAGCAGGCCCGCGGATTCTGACGCCGCACCCCGGCGAGTTCTCACGACTGATCAATAAACCCATTTCGGAAATTGAACAAAATCGAGAAGCCCTGGCAACGACTTTTGCCAAAGAACATGGTGTGACACTCGTCCTGAAAGGTGCACACACTGTGATCACCGATGGCACGCGTCTCGCCATTAATCCTACCGGCAACAGCGGAATGGCAACCGGGGGCAGTGGTGATGTACTCACGGGAATAATGACCGCACTGGTCGGTCAGGGCATGGATACTTTTGAAGCCGCACAACTCGCCGCTTATGTCCACGGACTTGCCGGAGATCTGGCTGCACAAGAAGTGTCTGAAATTGCGATGATCGCCTCGGATCTTCCAGAATTTCTGCCTGAAGCCTGGCTGCAACTCTTCGAGGAATAA
- the glgP gene encoding alpha-glucan family phosphorylase codes for MATKKTVYEKLCDLAGNLWWSWQPDVTQIFHLIDPDKWSELNHNPVLLLKEYSPEQLDKKLSSLSLHSRVNVAYRRWQEYMERSETWGSTNATILGHRCAAYFSAEFGIHESLHIYSGGLGVLAGDHLKSASDLGLPLVAVGLFYGEGYFSQHIDKEGWQQESYTEAKTRNLPISPALTPDGKPVSISVSTRSGEIFAKVWRIDVGRVNLYLLDTDVPENSEEDRNLTARLYGGDQRTRIRQEIMLGIGGVRALEAIGIEPSVIHMNEGHSAFAPLERVRNRMHEDGFSFDDALRDVASACVFTTHTPVPAGHDRFDAGLLEEHVGPLGDQLGLDHHALMSLGRVDPQNEGESFCMTVLAFKLSRLANAVSNLHGVVSRRMWASLWPWRSEEEIPIGHITNGVHMPTWLAAPMRVIYDRVLPTKWYYRTGEADVWAGIEEISPGDLWETHQALKNRLIQFSRDLLVKQAQRRGTSDTEIGHLSTALNPDALLIGFARRFAPYKRADLVMKDMDNFLKIIEDSDRPVQFVFAGKAHPADERGKQIIQRIFKLTQEPPFRGKIVLLEDYDINLGRHLVQGVDVWLNNPRRPLEASGTSGQKVVLNGGLNCSILDGWWAEAFDGSNGFAIGEGRTHVNQEIQDDRDGLNLMKVLKEEVIPLYYRRNEDDLPLGWIHRMKRAIRTLGWRFNADRMVMDYAEKMYLPAAGGLSSQIKGDSSL; via the coding sequence ATGGCTACAAAAAAAACTGTTTATGAAAAACTTTGTGACCTGGCCGGTAACCTGTGGTGGAGCTGGCAGCCTGACGTTACTCAGATTTTTCATCTGATTGATCCAGATAAATGGTCTGAACTGAACCATAACCCGGTGCTGCTTTTAAAAGAGTATTCGCCGGAACAGTTGGATAAAAAATTAAGCAGCCTCAGTCTGCATTCCCGCGTCAATGTAGCTTACCGTCGCTGGCAGGAATACATGGAACGTTCTGAAACCTGGGGTTCCACGAATGCCACGATCTTAGGGCATCGCTGTGCAGCTTATTTCTCAGCCGAGTTCGGGATTCATGAATCGCTGCATATCTATTCGGGCGGCCTGGGTGTGTTGGCGGGCGACCATCTGAAAAGTGCATCGGACCTGGGGTTGCCTCTGGTGGCCGTTGGTCTGTTTTACGGAGAGGGTTACTTCTCACAGCATATCGATAAAGAGGGCTGGCAGCAGGAATCGTACACGGAAGCGAAAACCAGGAACCTGCCGATTTCTCCTGCGTTAACGCCGGATGGAAAACCAGTTTCGATTTCCGTTTCGACGCGTTCGGGCGAAATCTTTGCCAAGGTATGGCGGATTGATGTCGGCCGCGTGAACTTGTATCTGCTGGATACGGACGTTCCCGAAAACAGTGAAGAAGATCGTAATCTGACGGCTCGGCTTTATGGCGGTGATCAGCGAACGCGAATTCGTCAGGAAATCATGCTGGGCATCGGCGGTGTTCGTGCACTGGAAGCGATTGGCATCGAACCGAGTGTGATTCATATGAATGAAGGTCACTCGGCGTTTGCTCCTCTGGAACGTGTTCGCAACCGGATGCATGAAGACGGGTTTTCATTTGACGATGCCTTACGGGATGTGGCGTCTGCCTGTGTCTTCACAACACATACGCCGGTTCCCGCCGGTCATGACCGGTTTGATGCAGGTCTGTTGGAAGAACACGTGGGCCCGCTGGGAGATCAGCTGGGGCTCGATCATCATGCGTTGATGAGCCTGGGCCGCGTTGATCCACAAAACGAAGGCGAATCATTCTGTATGACGGTGCTGGCGTTCAAACTGAGTCGTCTGGCGAATGCGGTTTCGAACCTGCATGGCGTCGTCAGTCGGCGGATGTGGGCTTCGTTATGGCCTTGGCGCAGCGAAGAAGAAATCCCGATTGGTCACATCACCAACGGTGTGCACATGCCGACCTGGTTGGCAGCACCGATGCGTGTGATTTATGACCGTGTGCTGCCGACGAAATGGTATTACCGAACAGGGGAAGCCGATGTCTGGGCGGGGATTGAAGAAATTTCGCCCGGGGATCTCTGGGAAACGCATCAGGCATTGAAAAACCGACTGATCCAGTTTTCGCGTGATTTGCTGGTGAAGCAGGCACAACGCCGCGGGACATCCGATACGGAAATCGGTCATTTATCAACGGCTTTGAATCCGGATGCATTGCTGATTGGTTTTGCCCGACGGTTCGCACCGTATAAGCGGGCAGACCTCGTCATGAAGGATATGGATAACTTCCTCAAAATCATTGAAGACTCTGATCGGCCTGTGCAGTTCGTTTTTGCGGGTAAAGCGCACCCGGCTGATGAGCGCGGCAAGCAGATTATTCAGCGGATCTTCAAACTGACGCAGGAGCCGCCGTTCCGCGGTAAGATCGTCTTGCTGGAAGATTACGACATCAACCTCGGGCGGCATCTGGTGCAGGGCGTTGATGTCTGGTTAAACAATCCACGTCGTCCGCTGGAAGCTTCGGGAACCAGTGGTCAGAAAGTGGTCTTGAACGGCGGACTCAACTGTTCGATTCTGGATGGCTGGTGGGCGGAAGCCTTTGACGGCAGCAACGGGTTTGCCATTGGAGAAGGACGGACGCACGTAAATCAGGAGATTCAGGATGACCGCGATGGATTGAATCTGATGAAGGTCCTCAAGGAAGAAGTCATCCCTCTGTATTATCGTCGCAACGAAGACGATCTTCCATTGGGGTGGATCCACCGTATGAAACGTGCCATTCGTACCCTGGGTTGGCGGTTTAATGCCGACCGGATGGTGATGGACTACGCAGAAAAAATGTACCTGCCGGCAGCCGGCGGTTTATCCAGCCAGATTAAGGGAGATTCGTCTCTCTAA
- a CDS encoding sugar transferase: protein MSSMAAGQSSVPYKGQIPPGELSDLVNGYLDVELWRNTSWLTRLELEEPRVDVRNLTERTRFMKRSLDIVVSFTMLILLSPLLLFLVVLVKLTSPGPAIFKQTRVGLNLRNKAKSDRRQEQIDLLELDLSSDRRVSGSDRRDENGYGMPFTLYKFRTMTVDAEKNGAQFAVQGDPRVTRLGRFMRKTRLDELPQLWNVLKGEMTLVGPRPERPEFIEGLSKEIPNYINRLGLKPGLTGVAQIVNGYDNNIEGFRRKVSLDLMYLQNCCFWNDMKILFRTIRVILTGSGAL, encoded by the coding sequence ATGAGTTCGATGGCAGCAGGACAGTCCAGTGTTCCCTATAAAGGTCAAATTCCTCCGGGAGAATTATCCGATCTGGTGAACGGTTATCTGGATGTGGAGCTTTGGCGGAATACCAGTTGGTTAACCCGTCTGGAGTTAGAAGAGCCACGCGTCGATGTTCGCAATCTGACAGAGCGGACCCGTTTTATGAAGCGATCGCTCGACATTGTTGTCTCATTCACCATGTTGATTCTATTGTCTCCACTGCTCTTGTTTCTGGTAGTTCTGGTCAAACTTACTTCGCCTGGTCCTGCTATTTTCAAACAGACTCGGGTCGGTTTGAATTTACGAAACAAGGCAAAGAGTGATCGCCGTCAGGAGCAGATCGATTTACTCGAACTCGATCTGAGTTCCGATCGACGTGTTTCTGGTTCGGATCGGCGTGATGAAAATGGCTACGGAATGCCATTCACGTTGTACAAGTTTCGTACGATGACTGTAGATGCTGAAAAAAATGGCGCCCAGTTTGCGGTACAGGGCGATCCGCGCGTCACGCGTCTGGGACGTTTTATGCGGAAAACACGACTGGATGAACTGCCGCAGTTATGGAATGTGCTCAAAGGGGAAATGACCTTAGTCGGCCCCCGTCCCGAGCGCCCGGAATTCATCGAAGGATTGAGCAAAGAGATTCCGAACTATATCAATCGATTAGGGTTGAAGCCCGGTCTGACTGGTGTGGCACAAATTGTAAACGGATACGATAACAACATCGAAGGCTTTCGCAGAAAAGTCTCACTTGATCTGATGTATTTACAGAACTGTTGTTTCTGGAATGACATGAAGATCCTGTTCCGCACGATCCGTGTGATCCTGACCGGCAGTGGCGCCTTATAA
- a CDS encoding DUF1559 domain-containing protein codes for MKLHLKSRRAFTLIELLVVIAIIAILIALLLPAVQQAREAARRSNCKNNLKQLGLALHNYHETFGSFPPGLTGTGNGTTNNGVRLSAFFGLLPHFDQANLFNQITGQTNQGTVPWGSTDYWNKDIPALLCPSDSAFQNRDRGKASYVFNKGDRTTELENREPERVRGLFGGTNVFRIRDITDGTSNTIAMSEIRMSPSYGGDNLEVYGQVRKSTASVHTNPSLCLATLASKERYISGSDGDRLRGDRWADGRPAFTGFQTILPPNSPSCTNSSNSEDPNNAIYSAASAHTGGAHCLFADGAVHFISENIDSGNSAATPPGRVTTPSPYGIWGALGTRNCSEVVNFK; via the coding sequence GTGAAATTGCATCTGAAGTCTCGCCGCGCATTTACCTTGATTGAGTTATTGGTGGTGATTGCGATCATCGCCATTTTAATCGCATTGCTGCTTCCTGCAGTACAACAGGCTCGTGAAGCAGCACGCCGCTCGAACTGCAAGAACAATCTCAAACAACTGGGACTGGCCTTGCACAACTATCATGAAACATTCGGTTCGTTTCCTCCCGGTCTGACCGGCACCGGTAACGGTACGACGAATAATGGTGTCCGCTTAAGTGCCTTCTTCGGGTTGCTGCCCCATTTTGATCAGGCAAACCTGTTCAATCAGATTACGGGCCAGACGAATCAGGGGACCGTTCCCTGGGGATCGACAGATTACTGGAATAAGGATATTCCCGCTCTGCTTTGCCCTTCCGATAGTGCGTTTCAGAATCGTGATCGGGGCAAAGCCAGTTATGTGTTCAACAAAGGGGACCGCACTACCGAACTGGAGAACCGGGAACCCGAACGTGTGCGGGGGCTGTTTGGTGGAACGAATGTATTTCGCATTCGCGACATTACCGATGGTACCAGCAATACCATCGCGATGTCGGAAATTCGCATGTCTCCCTCTTATGGCGGTGACAATCTGGAAGTGTATGGTCAGGTTCGCAAAAGCACGGCCAGCGTTCACACCAATCCCTCCTTGTGTCTGGCGACGCTGGCCAGTAAAGAACGTTACATCTCCGGCAGTGATGGTGACCGACTGCGGGGAGATCGCTGGGCCGATGGCCGACCGGCGTTTACAGGGTTCCAGACAATTCTGCCGCCGAACTCGCCTTCCTGTACCAACAGCTCGAACTCGGAAGATCCGAATAACGCGATCTATTCTGCAGCGAGTGCACACACGGGCGGCGCACACTGTCTGTTTGCCGATGGGGCCGTGCATTTCATCAGCGAGAATATCGATTCCGGTAATTCCGCGGCGACCCCTCCGGGACGTGTCACCACGCCGAGCCCCTATGGCATCTGGGGAGCTCTGGGCACACGAAACTGCTCTGAAGTAGTGAACTTCAAATAA
- a CDS encoding carboxypeptidase-like regulatory domain-containing protein, with translation MLQLAYRFKVVFVIFSSLVLAGCGEGEVGEGDHENVYPVQGVVLYNGSPVAGATVSFQSTGTGQARGASGITNDAGEFELMTFTPGDGAIAGSHKVSVVKSVVEGADNSYFDENSPNYGKTPPPSAAGKTKYLIPEKYSQFDTSGLTVNVKDSGDNEIKLELTD, from the coding sequence ATGTTACAGCTTGCGTATCGCTTCAAGGTTGTTTTCGTCATTTTCTCCTCACTGGTTCTCGCCGGCTGTGGTGAAGGAGAGGTTGGAGAAGGGGATCACGAAAACGTGTATCCGGTTCAAGGAGTCGTTTTATATAACGGATCTCCCGTAGCGGGAGCGACGGTTTCATTTCAGAGTACGGGAACCGGCCAGGCACGGGGCGCATCGGGAATCACCAATGACGCGGGCGAATTTGAATTGATGACCTTCACGCCCGGCGACGGTGCGATTGCCGGTTCGCATAAGGTCAGCGTGGTGAAAAGCGTCGTTGAAGGAGCCGACAATTCTTACTTCGATGAGAACTCACCCAACTACGGCAAGACACCCCCACCCAGCGCCGCCGGGAAGACCAAATACCTGATTCCCGAGAAATACAGCCAGTTCGATACCTCGGGGCTGACGGTAAATGTGAAAGATTCGGGTGACAATGAGATTAAGCTGGAGCTCACAGACTGA